Genomic DNA from Armatimonadota bacterium:
CGGTGTGGGCGGTGGAGCGCCTGCGGGAGCGCGGCGCTACCACGGTGGCGCTCACCTGCAGCGCCACCGGACCGTTGCTGCAGGCCAGCCACTTGGCCATCCCCCTGCCGGTGGAAGAGCGCAGCGTGGTGATGACCGGCTCCTTCACCTCGATGCTGCTCACCCTGGCCGCGCTGGCGGCCGCTCTGGCCGGTGACGAGCCGGCACTGGCGGCGCTGCGGCCCGCTCCGGAGCTGGCCGCGGCGGAGATGACGGCGCTTGCGGCCCACGCCCGAGAGGTGGCCGCGGCCCCCTCCGGCGGTTTCGTCTACCTGGGGACGGGGCCGACGTTTGGCCTCGCCGCCGAAGGTGCGTTGAAGATGGTCGAGATGAGCCTGATGCCGGGATGGGCCTACCACACCCTGGAGTTTCTGCACGGTCCCAGGGCGGCTGTATCCAGGGAGATGGTGGTTGTGGGGCTGCTCTCCGCACCGGGGGCTACCTTCCAGCGGCGGGTCCTGCAGGACGTGGCCGCTCTGGGGGCGCGGGTGGTCGCCGTGGGGGAGAAGGTGGAGGGTCTGCCCTCTCTGGCCCTGCCCGCACCACCCGGCTCGTTGCCGGCCATGCTGCTCGGCACCGTCTGGCTGCAGTGGCTGGCCCTGCACACGGCGCGGGCCCGGGGGGTCGATCCCGATGCGCCGCGCTTCCTGCAGCCCGTGGTGAAGTGGAGCGAAGATCTGCGGGAAGGAGGTGAGGGATGATCAGGGTCCTCTATGCGGGTGGGGCGGGGGCGGTGTTCGGCCCGCTGTTCGCCCTCTCCCCGTTTGCCCTGGAGGTGAAGGGCCTGCA
This window encodes:
- a CDS encoding SIS domain-containing protein, with the protein product MSPLRDLWHCSPPAQLLLTGCGSSYYLALVGAHLLQAQLRVPCRALPSSEIVFAPDEAALGASSLLLVALSRSGETTETVWAVERLRERGATTVALTCSATGPLLQASHLAIPLPVEERSVVMTGSFTSMLLTLAALAAALAGDEPALAALRPAPELAAAEMTALAAHAREVAAAPSGGFVYLGTGPTFGLAAEGALKMVEMSLMPGWAYHTLEFLHGPRAAVSREMVVVGLLSAPGATFQRRVLQDVAALGARVVAVGEKVEGLPSLALPAPPGSLPAMLLGTVWLQWLALHTARARGVDPDAPRFLQPVVKWSEDLREGGEG